The following coding sequences lie in one Desmodus rotundus isolate HL8 chromosome 1, HLdesRot8A.1, whole genome shotgun sequence genomic window:
- the RGMB gene encoding repulsive guidance molecule B produces MMRKKRKRGASPGPCRSHGSGSATAPAPQPSPEPTRPAWTGMGLRAAPSCAATASAAVSGAEQRRRPRLCPPPLALLLLLLLSLGLLHAGDCQQPAQCRIQKCTTDFVSLTSHLNSAIDGFDSEFCKALRAYAGCTQRTSKACRGNLVYHSAVLGISDLMSQRNCSKDGPTSSTNPEVTHDPCNYHSHAGAREHRGGDQNPPSYLFCGLFGDPHLRTFKDHFQTCKVEGAWPLIDNNYLSVQVTNVPVVPGSSATATNKITIIFKAHRECTDQKVYQAVTDDLPAAFVDGSTSGGDGDAKSLRIVERESGRYVEMHARYIGTTVFVRQLGHYLTLAIRMPEDLAMSFEESQDLQLCVNGCPLSERIDDGQGQVSAILGHTLPHNPLAQAWPGYTLETANAQCHEKMPVKDIYFQSCVFDLLTTGDANFTAAAHSALADVEALHPRKERWHIFPSSGQETPRRGSHLSLSLGLTCLICIVFL; encoded by the exons gaggaagaagaggaagcgAGGCGCGTCCCCCGGCCCATGCCGCAGCCACGGCTCCGGATCCGCCACGGCGCCCGCGCCGCAGCCCTCGCCGGAGCCCACGAGACCTGCATGGACGGGCATGGGCTTGAGAGCAGCACCTTCCTGCGCCGCCACCGCCTCCGCCGCTGTCTCCGGGGCTGAGCAGCGCCGCCGCCCCAGGCTCTGCCCGCCTCCCCTGGCActgctcttgctgctgctgctcagcctCGGGCTGCTCCACGCAG GTGACTGCCAACAACCGGCCCAGTGTCGAATCCAGAAATGCACCACAGACTTTGTGTCCCTGACTTCACACCTGAACTCTGCCATTGACGGCTTTGACTCTGAGTTTTGCAAGGCCCTGCGTGCCTATGCTGGCTGCACCCAGCGAACTTCAAAAGCCTGCCGTGGCAACCTGGTATACCATTCTGCTGTATTGGGTATCAGCGACCTCATGAGCCAGAGGAACTGTTCCAAGGATGGACCCACATCCTCTACCAACCCTGAAGTGACCCATGACCCTTGTAACTATCACAGCCATGCAGGAGCCAGAGAACACAGGGGAGGGGACCAGAACCCTCCCAGTTACCTTTTTTGTGGCTTGTTCGGGGATCCTCACCTTAGAACTTTCAAGGATCACTTCCAGACGTGCAAAGTGGAAGGGGCCTGGCCACTCATAGATAATAATTATCTTTCAGTTCAAGTGACGAATGTGCCTGTGGTCCCTGGATCCAGTGCTACTGCTACAAATAAG ATCACGATCATCTTCAAAGCCCACCGTGAGTGTACAGATCAGAAAGTGTACCAAGCTGTGACAGATGACCTGCCTGCTGCCTTTGTGGATGGCAGCACCAGCGGTGGGGACGGCGACGCCAAGAGCCTGCGTATTGTGGAAAGGGAGAGTGGCCGCTATGTGGAGATGCACGCCCGCTACATAGGGACCACGGTGTTTGTGCGGCAGCTGGGTCACTACCTGACCCTCGCCATCCGCATGCCGGAAGACCTGGCCATGTCCTTCGAGGAAAGCCAGGACCTGCAGCTGTGTGTGAACGGCTGCCCCCTGAGCGAGCGCATCGATGATGGGCAGGGCCAGGTGTCTGCCATCCTGGGGCACACCCTGCCTCACAACCCCCTGGCACAGGCCTGGCCTGGCTACACACTGGAGACTGCCAACGCTCAATGCCACGAGAAGATGCCAGTGAAGGACATCTATTTTCAGTCCTGTGTCTTCGACCTGCTCACCACTGGTGATGCCAACTTCACCGCAGCAGCCCACAGTGCCTTGGCGGACGTGGAGGCGCTGCACCCCAGGAAGGAGCGCTGGCACATTTTCCCAAGCAGTGGTCAGGAGACGCCCCGCAGAGGCAGCCACCTGTCTCTCAGCCTGGGGCTCACATGCTTGATCTGTATTGTGTTTTTGTAG